A window of Stutzerimonas stutzeri genomic DNA:
TCGTCCTGTGGAACAGCTTCTACATCGTCTCGCAGACTGAGCGCGCGGTACTGCTGCGCTTTGGTCGCATCGTTGAGCCTGATGTGAAGCCGGGTCTGCACATGAAGATTCCGTACGTGAACTCGGTGCGCAAGTTCGATGCGCGACTGCTGACGTTGGATACGACCACTTCGCGCTTCCTGACGCTGGAGAAGAAAGCGTTGATGGTCGATTCCTACGCCAAGTGGCGCGTGGACGATGCCGAGCGCTTCTATACCGCGACATCGGGTGTGAAGCAGATCGCTGATGAACGTCTGGCGCGTCGTCTCGAGGCGGCGCTGCGTGACCAGTTCGGTAAGCGCACGTTGCATGAGTCCGTGTCCGGACAGCGTGACGAGCTGATGGCGCAGGTCACTACCAGCCTGAATCGTGCAGCACAGCAGGAGCTGGGCATTGAAGTCGTCGACGTGCGGGTCAAGGGTATCGACCTGCCACGTGAAGTGAACCGCAGCGTGTTCGAGCGGATGAGTTCCGAGCGTGAGCGTGAAGCTCGTGAGCATCGCGCCAAAGGTAAGGAGCTCGCCGAAGGTATCCGCGCCGATGCCGATCGTCAGCGACGTGTACTGCTGGCCGAGGCGTTCCGTGAGGCCGAGGAGCTGCGTGGTGATGGTGATGCCAGAGCTGCAGCGATCTATGCTTCGGCGTACGGGCAGGATCAGGAGTTCTACGCGTTCCACCGTAGCCTGCAGGCCTACCGCGAAAGCTTCTCCAGCAAGGAAGACGTGATGGTGCTCGATCCGAAGAGCGACTTCTTCCGTTACCTGGAAAGCAGCAAGTAGCGCTTCATGGCAACCTGTCCGGATTTCCCGGCGGCGCGCGAGTGCCGCCGGGTGACCGGTAGGGAAAAGATTGCTATGATCCGCCAGCCGGGGAAATCCCGGCTTTTTTGCGTCTGTGCCCTTGAGGTCGCAGGCTATCCCAGGCATGCAGTGGTCATGCCGACCCCTCAGGGGCATGGCTCGGATGCCATGGTTCGATTACAACTGCACGCGACCGAAGGCCAGCCAAGGCTGCTGCCACGGTTTTCGTCTGGGCTTACCGGAACGAGAGGTGATTTCGCGAATGGCAACGGTAGACCGCTGGCTTTTGCCAGATGGCATCGAAGAGGTGCTGCCGCCCGAAGCGGCGCGTATCGAAACGGCGCGTAGACGTGTGCTGGACCTGTTCCAGCGCTGGGGCTACGAGCTGGTCATCACCCCGCATGTAGAGTTTCTCGAGTCTCTGCTCACCGGTTCCGGGCAGGATCTGGATTTGCGTACCTTCAAGGTCATCGACCCGCTCTCCGGGCGGCAGATGGGCCTTCGCGCCGATATCACGCCGCAGGTGGCTCGTGTCGATGCGCACACCCTGCGCCGTGAAGGTCCGAGTCGCCTGTGCTACGCCGGCAGCGTGCTGCACGCCAAGCCGCAGGCACTGTCCACTTCGCGCAGCCCCATTCAGTTGGGCGCGGAACTGTATGGCGATGCGTCTGCTTCGAGCGACATCGAAGTGATCAGTCTGATGCTGGAAATGCTCGAGTTGGCCGATGTGCCTGACGTGCATATGGATCTCGGTCATGTCGGCATTTATCGCGGCCTGGCCAAGGCCGCTGGGCTTAGCGGCGAGGCTGAGCAGCGCCTTTTTGATGCGTTGCAGCGCAAGGCAATGGATGAGATTGGCGAGCTGACTGCAGCGATCGAGCCTGCCCTGGCGGGCATGCTGCGTGCGCTGGCGCGACTGTGCGGCGGGCGCGAAGCGCTCGGCGACGCGCGTGCGGCGCTGGCTGGCGCGCCGGATGACGTGCAGGCAGCCCTGGAAACCCTGGTGGTCATTGCCGATCAATTGGCAGCGCGATATCCGAATGTTCCGCTGTATTTCGATTTGGGCGAATTGCGTGGCTATCACTACCATACTGGAGTGGTGTTCGCGGTATTCGTGCCTGGCGTCGGTCAGTCGATCGCTCAGGGCGGTCGTTATGACGATATCGGTGCCGATTTCGGTCGTGCGCGGCCCGCGACGGGATTTTCCACGGATCTAAAGACCTTGGTCAGTCTGGGGAATGCTGATCTGACGACGCCCGTGTCTGGCATCTGGGCGCCGCAGGGTGATGAGTCCGGTTTGTGGGGTGCGATTCGCGACTTGCGCAGCCAGGGCGAGCGCGTCGTTCAGGCTCTCGACGGTCAGTCGCAGGCCGACGCCGCGCAGCTGGGTTGTGACCGGCAATTGCTGTTGAGTAATGATGTCTGGACGGTAGCCTCGCTGGCGTCCTAATGGCTGTGGCGCCGCGCTGCGGCGCCGGCCTGGTTTCGATTATCGCCGGTTGCGACCGGTATGCTTCGCCGAAGAGGACAAAGGGTTATGGGTAAGAACGTCGTGGTCCTGGGCACCCAATGGGGTGATGAGGGCAAGGGCAAGATCGTCGATCTGCTGACCGATCAGGCGGCTGCGGTCGTGCGTTACCAGGGCGGCCACAACGCCGGTCACACTCTGGTCATCGACGGTGAGAAGACTGTGCTGCACCTGATTCCGTCCGGCATCCTGCGCGACAACGTGCAGTGCCTCATCGGTAATGGTGTGGTGGTCGCTCCCGATGCGCTGCTGCGCGAAATCACCAAGCTGGAAGAAAAGGGTGTGCCGGTACGCGAGCGTCTGCGCATCAGTCCGTCGTGTACGCTGATCCTGCCTTACCATGTGGCCTTGGATCAGGCGCGCGAAGCTTCGCGCTCGGAAGGCAAGATCGGCACAACCGGTCGTGGCATCGGCCCGGCGTACGAAGACAAGGTTGCGCGTCGCGGTCTACGCATCGCTGATCTGTTCAATCCGGAGCGTTTCGCCGTCAAGCTGCGCGAGCTGCTGGAATATCACAACTTCGTGCTGCAGAACTACTACAAGGTCGAGCCGGTTGATTTCCAGAAGACCCTCGATGAGGCGCTTGGTTATGTGGAGATTCTCAGGCCGCTGATCACCGACGTTACCGCGCGTTTGCACGAACTGCGTAAGCAGGGCGCCTGCATCATGTTCGAGGGGGCTCAAGGTTCGTTGCTGGACATTGATCACGGCACCTATCCCTACGTGACCAGCTCTAACACTACTGCTGGCGGCACCGCCACCGGTTCCGGTTTTGGCCCGCTATACCTTGATTACATTCTTGGTATCACCAAGGCCTACACCACGCGTGTTGGGTCCGGTCCGTTCCCGACCGAGCTGTTCGACGAGGTCGGTGCTCGCCTGGCCGAGCGTGGTCATGAATTCGGCTCGACTACTGGTCGTGCGCGTCGCTGTGGTTGGTTCGACGCGGTCATTCTGCGTCGTGCCATCGAAATCAACAGCATCTCCGGCATCTGCCTGACCAAGCTCGATGTGCTCGACGGGCTGGAAACCATTCGTATCTGTGTTGGCTACAGGGATCGCAACGGCGACGTGCTCGTCGATGCGCCTACCGATGCTGACAGCTACGATGGCCTGCAGCCGGTTTACGAAGAAATGCCGGGCTGGAGCGAGTCGACCGTTGGTGTGAAGGCGCTCGATGAGCTGCCGGCCAATGCACGTGCCTATATCAAGCGTATCGAGGAGTTGGTCGAGGCCCCGGTGGATATCATTTCCACTGGCCCGGACCGCAACGAGACCATCGTGCTGCGTCATCCGTACGCCTGATCGAAGGGTTATGGCTACAGCAAAAGACCGCCCTCGGGCGGTCTTTTGCGTTACGGCTTGTGGGTGGGCGATCGAATAGGGTGCGCTGCTGGTGACGCTGCTGACCGGCCTGGCACTGAAACGAAAAAACCGAGCCAAAGGCTCGGTTTTTTCTTGAAGAGTGGTGCCCAGGAGAAGACTCGAACTTCCACGGTGTTGCCACCGCTAGGACCTGAACCTAGTGCGTCTACCAATTCCGCCACCTGGGCACATTGCGATGATTGCTCATCGACTTTTTTTGCCATTTCGTCGATCAGATCGACCGAAGTTGACTTCTTCGTCTTGCATGAGACTCGCCATGTTGCGGCGGGTTTCATTTGAATAAGTGGTGCCCAGGAGAAGACTCGAACTTCCACGGTGTTGCCACCGCTAGGACCTGAACC
This region includes:
- the hflC gene encoding protease modulator HflC, which encodes MSNKSLTALIVGVVAAIVLWNSFYIVSQTERAVLLRFGRIVEPDVKPGLHMKIPYVNSVRKFDARLLTLDTTTSRFLTLEKKALMVDSYAKWRVDDAERFYTATSGVKQIADERLARRLEAALRDQFGKRTLHESVSGQRDELMAQVTTSLNRAAQQELGIEVVDVRVKGIDLPREVNRSVFERMSSEREREAREHRAKGKELAEGIRADADRQRRVLLAEAFREAEELRGDGDARAAAIYASAYGQDQEFYAFHRSLQAYRESFSSKEDVMVLDPKSDFFRYLESSK
- a CDS encoding ATP phosphoribosyltransferase regulatory subunit is translated as MATVDRWLLPDGIEEVLPPEAARIETARRRVLDLFQRWGYELVITPHVEFLESLLTGSGQDLDLRTFKVIDPLSGRQMGLRADITPQVARVDAHTLRREGPSRLCYAGSVLHAKPQALSTSRSPIQLGAELYGDASASSDIEVISLMLEMLELADVPDVHMDLGHVGIYRGLAKAAGLSGEAEQRLFDALQRKAMDEIGELTAAIEPALAGMLRALARLCGGREALGDARAALAGAPDDVQAALETLVVIADQLAARYPNVPLYFDLGELRGYHYHTGVVFAVFVPGVGQSIAQGGRYDDIGADFGRARPATGFSTDLKTLVSLGNADLTTPVSGIWAPQGDESGLWGAIRDLRSQGERVVQALDGQSQADAAQLGCDRQLLLSNDVWTVASLAS
- a CDS encoding adenylosuccinate synthase; amino-acid sequence: MGKNVVVLGTQWGDEGKGKIVDLLTDQAAAVVRYQGGHNAGHTLVIDGEKTVLHLIPSGILRDNVQCLIGNGVVVAPDALLREITKLEEKGVPVRERLRISPSCTLILPYHVALDQAREASRSEGKIGTTGRGIGPAYEDKVARRGLRIADLFNPERFAVKLRELLEYHNFVLQNYYKVEPVDFQKTLDEALGYVEILRPLITDVTARLHELRKQGACIMFEGAQGSLLDIDHGTYPYVTSSNTTAGGTATGSGFGPLYLDYILGITKAYTTRVGSGPFPTELFDEVGARLAERGHEFGSTTGRARRCGWFDAVILRRAIEINSISGICLTKLDVLDGLETIRICVGYRDRNGDVLVDAPTDADSYDGLQPVYEEMPGWSESTVGVKALDELPANARAYIKRIEELVEAPVDIISTGPDRNETIVLRHPYA